In Saccharomonospora marina XMU15, one genomic interval encodes:
- a CDS encoding NAD-dependent epimerase/dehydratase family protein, translating into MRVLVTGGAGFIGSHIADLLAESGFEPVLLDALLPTAHGAGNPPGHATRHRFVRGDVADAALVRELLAEVDAVCHQAAVVGHGVDPSDAPSYTLHNDHATAVLLAAMYETGVRRLVLASSMVVYGEGRYACARHGVVAPAPRRQCDVDAGRFDPTCTRCGADLRPLLVPEEAPLRPRSTYAATKLAQEQLAGAWARQTGGTVWALRYHNVYGPRMPRDTPYAGVASLFRSALERGEAPTVLEDGKQRRDFVHVHDVARANVLALRTPAAEGELSAVNICSGEPHTIGELATELARAHGGPRPRVVGGARPADVRHVVADPQRARRLLGFTATIGFAEGIDEFATAELRATG; encoded by the coding sequence GTGCGCGTGCTCGTCACCGGTGGAGCCGGGTTCATCGGCTCCCACATCGCCGACCTGCTGGCCGAATCGGGGTTCGAACCAGTGCTGCTCGATGCGCTGCTGCCCACCGCGCACGGCGCCGGCAACCCGCCTGGGCACGCCACGCGACACCGGTTCGTGCGCGGTGATGTGGCAGACGCGGCACTGGTACGGGAGCTGCTCGCCGAGGTCGACGCGGTGTGTCACCAGGCGGCCGTGGTGGGGCACGGTGTCGATCCCTCCGACGCGCCGTCCTACACGCTGCACAACGACCACGCCACGGCGGTGCTGCTCGCGGCGATGTACGAAACGGGGGTGCGCCGGCTGGTGCTGGCGTCCTCGATGGTCGTGTACGGCGAAGGGAGGTACGCCTGCGCACGGCACGGAGTGGTGGCGCCCGCTCCTCGTCGCCAATGCGATGTGGACGCCGGCCGGTTCGATCCGACGTGCACCCGGTGCGGCGCCGACCTGCGACCTCTGCTGGTTCCCGAAGAAGCCCCGCTTCGGCCACGAAGCACATACGCGGCCACCAAACTCGCCCAGGAGCAGCTGGCGGGCGCATGGGCGCGGCAGACCGGCGGCACCGTGTGGGCGTTGCGCTACCACAACGTCTACGGCCCCCGGATGCCACGCGACACGCCTTACGCCGGCGTGGCGTCGCTGTTTCGCTCCGCCCTCGAGCGAGGCGAGGCCCCGACCGTGCTGGAGGACGGGAAGCAACGACGGGACTTTGTTCATGTCCACGATGTGGCAAGAGCCAACGTGCTCGCCCTGCGCACGCCCGCAGCCGAGGGCGAGTTGAGCGCCGTCAACATCTGTTCCGGCGAGCCCCACACGATAGGAGAGCTCGCCACCGAACTCGCGAGGGCCCATGGTGGTCCGCGGCCACGCGTGGTCGGCGGCGCCCGTCCCGCCGATGTGCGCCACGTCGTCGCTGACCCGCAGCGGGCGCGGCGGCTGCTCGGCTTCACCGCGACGATCGGGTTCGCCGAAGGTATCGACGAGTTCGCGACGGCTGAGCTTCGTGCTACCGGGTAA
- a CDS encoding sensor histidine kinase, translating to MIESGESLAEMLAHAWHILPVALAFAMPVVAVGALVLYLLRRGSLASTLTVLVLIPIVATLTGVLGVSGFMFSTALTTMLLVCLLVAMVTVPAAVVLGRVIARRSVWEREARDRERAAEASRRELVAWISHDLRSPLSGIRAMAEALADGVVGEPDEVAKYAQRINVEATRLTGMVDDLFELSRITAGALRLELTAVPLGDVVSDALSAQRPVARRNRVKVRASAQAWPVVAGSDPELARIVRNLVSNAIRHTPPDGTVAVDIGIDGQEALLAVDDACGGIPEDELGRVFDVAFRGSQARTPETGRTTGGGGLGLAIVKGLVEAHRGRVEVHNHGQGCRFEVRLPLAAR from the coding sequence ATGATCGAGTCCGGCGAGTCGCTCGCCGAGATGCTCGCGCACGCCTGGCACATCCTGCCTGTCGCGCTCGCGTTCGCGATGCCGGTCGTCGCCGTCGGTGCCTTGGTGCTGTACCTGCTGCGCAGGGGTTCCCTGGCCAGCACCCTCACGGTGCTAGTGCTGATCCCCATCGTCGCGACGCTGACCGGGGTGCTCGGCGTCAGCGGGTTCATGTTCAGCACGGCGTTGACCACGATGTTGCTGGTCTGTCTGCTGGTGGCGATGGTGACCGTCCCCGCGGCCGTCGTGCTCGGCAGGGTTATCGCCAGGCGCAGCGTGTGGGAGCGGGAGGCCAGGGATCGGGAGCGAGCAGCGGAAGCCTCGCGCCGCGAGTTGGTCGCTTGGATCAGTCACGACCTGCGTAGCCCGCTGTCGGGTATCAGGGCGATGGCCGAGGCGCTTGCCGACGGTGTCGTCGGCGAGCCCGACGAGGTCGCCAAGTACGCCCAGCGCATCAACGTCGAGGCCACCCGCCTGACAGGTATGGTCGATGACCTTTTCGAACTCTCCCGAATCACGGCTGGGGCGCTTCGCCTGGAACTGACCGCCGTACCGCTCGGTGACGTGGTCAGCGACGCGCTGTCCGCGCAGAGACCGGTTGCCCGACGCAACCGGGTGAAAGTGCGGGCGAGCGCACAGGCTTGGCCGGTGGTGGCCGGTAGCGATCCGGAACTCGCCCGCATCGTGCGCAACCTCGTCTCCAACGCCATCCGCCACACTCCGCCCGACGGCACGGTGGCCGTCGACATCGGAATCGACGGCCAGGAGGCGCTGCTCGCTGTTGACGACGCGTGCGGTGGTATCCCCGAGGACGAGCTCGGCCGGGTGTTCGACGTCGCGTTTAGAGGCTCCCAGGCGCGCACACCCGAGACCGGGAGGACCACCGGTGGCGGCGGCCTTGGACTGGCGATCGTGAAAGGTCTTGTGGAGGCGCATCGAGGTCGGGTCGAGGTGCACAACCACGGGCAGGGTTGTCGATTCGAGGTACGGCTGCCGCTGGCGGCCCGCTGA
- a CDS encoding response regulator transcription factor, with translation MSEDSGEGLVLVVDDDETVRDVVRRYLEVAGFAVAVAGDGHEALERCAAQPPDLIVLDVMMPGLGGLEVCGRLRRISEVPVVMLTALGEEEEDRIAGLRIGADDYVTKPFSPRELTLRVSSVLRRSRGPAPGASAPDLVDDDLRLVRSARHATLAGAPLALTAREFDLLAFFLTHPGIAYSRADLLDKVWGWQFGDQSTVTVHVRRLREKIEADPANPSRVVTVWGIGYRYDPRRS, from the coding sequence ATGAGTGAGGACAGCGGCGAAGGCCTGGTGCTCGTGGTCGATGACGACGAGACGGTCCGGGACGTGGTGCGTCGCTACCTGGAGGTGGCCGGGTTCGCCGTGGCGGTCGCGGGTGACGGCCACGAGGCGCTGGAGCGCTGCGCCGCACAGCCACCCGACCTGATCGTCCTCGACGTGATGATGCCGGGGTTGGGTGGCCTCGAGGTGTGTGGCCGATTGCGGCGGATCAGCGAGGTGCCGGTGGTCATGCTGACCGCGCTCGGGGAGGAGGAGGAGGACCGTATCGCGGGCCTGCGAATAGGTGCCGACGACTACGTGACCAAGCCGTTCAGCCCCCGAGAGCTGACCCTGCGGGTCTCGTCGGTGCTGCGCAGGTCCCGTGGACCGGCGCCGGGGGCGAGCGCGCCGGATCTCGTCGACGACGACCTGCGGCTGGTGCGTTCGGCGCGGCACGCCACGCTCGCGGGTGCGCCGCTCGCACTGACGGCTCGGGAGTTCGACCTGCTGGCGTTCTTCCTCACCCACCCCGGCATCGCCTACTCCAGGGCCGACTTGCTGGACAAGGTGTGGGGCTGGCAGTTCGGCGACCAGTCCACCGTAACCGTCCACGTCCGGCGGCTGCGGGAGAAGATCGAAGCCGATCCCGCCAACCCCAGCCGGGTGGTCACGGTCTGGGGCATCGGCTACCGCTACGACCCGCGACGATCATGA
- a CDS encoding glycosyltransferase family 2 protein: MNGEEPVDVVLPCLDEAPALPAVLGAFPPGFRAIVVDNGSTDDSAKVAEELGAKVVFEPRRGYGAAVHTGLEAASSRIVCFLDADGSLDAGQLPRLVRPVRQGSVELAVGRRVATAPGVWPWHARAGNAALALLLRARGLPVHDLAPIRAVNRSALLELGVADRGFGYPLELLVRAAREGWRVHEVDVGYGRRADGTVSKVSGSLRGTLRAATDMARVWRA; this comes from the coding sequence GTGAACGGAGAAGAACCGGTCGACGTCGTCCTGCCGTGCCTCGACGAGGCTCCTGCGCTGCCCGCCGTGCTCGGCGCCTTCCCGCCCGGCTTCCGCGCGATCGTGGTGGACAACGGTTCCACCGACGACTCCGCGAAGGTCGCCGAGGAACTGGGGGCCAAGGTCGTCTTCGAGCCACGGCGCGGGTACGGCGCTGCCGTCCACACCGGTCTGGAGGCAGCCTCGTCGCGGATCGTGTGCTTTCTCGACGCCGACGGCTCCCTCGACGCCGGGCAACTCCCCCGACTGGTGAGGCCGGTGCGGCAGGGCAGCGTGGAACTCGCGGTGGGCCGCCGAGTCGCGACGGCACCCGGGGTGTGGCCGTGGCACGCACGCGCGGGCAACGCGGCGCTGGCGCTGCTGCTGCGAGCACGCGGGCTTCCCGTGCACGACCTAGCGCCGATCCGGGCGGTGAATCGTTCGGCGCTGCTCGAACTCGGGGTGGCCGATCGAGGATTCGGATATCCGCTGGAACTGCTGGTCAGGGCTGCTCGCGAGGGCTGGCGAGTGCACGAGGTCGACGTCGGGTACGGCCGCAGGGCGGACGGCACGGTGTCGAAGGTGTCGGGTTCGCTGCGCGGAACCCTGCGTGCCGCCACGGACATGGCGCGGGTCTGGCGCGCGTGA
- a CDS encoding TIGR04282 family arsenosugar biosynthesis glycosyltransferase: MNGGWCALVVAKAPVPGQAKTRLCPPAAPRQAADLAAAALLDTLDAALTVPEAVPVVALAGQLTSAARRGELSGLLRRCTVLAQRGPDLGARLANAHADVARLWPGMPVVQVGMDTPQLTPALLRSVADDLHRHEAVLGQALDGGWWVLALRDPARARVLAGVPMSRPDTAALTRRALATTESIAARTETLCDVDTMADAISVAELIPDSRFAAAVRAIRTAAASR, translated from the coding sequence GTGAACGGCGGCTGGTGTGCGTTGGTCGTGGCGAAGGCACCCGTTCCCGGCCAGGCGAAGACGCGGCTGTGCCCACCCGCGGCACCTCGGCAAGCCGCTGACCTTGCCGCGGCCGCGCTGCTCGACACGCTCGACGCTGCACTGACGGTCCCGGAAGCGGTGCCGGTGGTCGCGCTTGCGGGGCAGCTCACCTCCGCCGCGCGGCGCGGCGAGTTGTCGGGTCTGCTGCGTCGTTGCACCGTGCTGGCCCAGCGAGGACCCGACCTCGGGGCCCGGCTGGCGAACGCTCACGCCGACGTCGCGCGGTTGTGGCCCGGTATGCCCGTCGTGCAGGTCGGGATGGACACACCGCAGCTGACCCCCGCACTGCTGCGCTCGGTCGCCGATGACCTCCACAGGCACGAGGCCGTGCTCGGCCAGGCCCTCGACGGGGGTTGGTGGGTACTGGCACTGCGGGACCCGGCGCGAGCGCGGGTGCTGGCCGGGGTGCCGATGTCGCGGCCCGACACCGCGGCACTCACCCGTCGTGCGCTCGCCACCACCGAGTCGATCGCGGCGCGGACCGAGACACTGTGCGATGTGGACACGATGGCCGACGCGATCAGCGTCGCCGAACTGATTCCCGACTCGCGGTTCGCGGCGGCTGTGCGCGCGATCCGGACCGCGGCTGCTTCGCGCTGA
- a CDS encoding S1C family serine protease, which produces MTDNDPYAQDKPGGQAPGTPEQGGWGAQQEPSPWSARGHAMHGYNPYQPSRYPAASTMPGGEPPSPQRNRRGGTAKLVAGVAMLALLVGGGAGTVGGYLAADNAATGSSVNALNEPLPAKDTGSAPAGSVEAVAQKLMPSVVQLQVRGRSSAGEGSGFVISDDGYILTNNHVIEGAADGGAINVVFQNGDEAEATIVGRDPTTDIAVVKAEGVSGLPTVELGRSDDLRVGESVVAIGSPFELAGTVTAGIVSSLHRPVTAGGQGDQTTVMDAIQTDAAINPGNSGGPLANMQGQVIGINSAIYSPQSSGIPGMQSEGGNVGIGFAIPIDQARRTADDIIKSGHATQTYIGATVGDAPSGGAVIGEVQPGSPAEKAGLKSGDVIVKLGDRRIDDANTLVAAIRTRAPGETVTITLGSNRTLDITLGGQPVQPN; this is translated from the coding sequence ATGACCGACAACGACCCCTATGCTCAGGACAAGCCCGGCGGCCAGGCACCCGGAACACCGGAGCAAGGCGGTTGGGGTGCCCAGCAGGAGCCGAGTCCGTGGTCGGCCCGGGGCCACGCGATGCACGGTTACAACCCGTACCAGCCGAGCCGGTATCCGGCCGCGAGCACCATGCCGGGCGGCGAACCACCGTCGCCGCAGCGCAACCGCCGTGGCGGTACCGCCAAGCTGGTCGCGGGCGTGGCGATGCTCGCCCTCCTGGTGGGCGGCGGGGCAGGCACCGTGGGTGGTTACCTGGCAGCCGACAACGCCGCGACCGGCAGTTCGGTGAACGCGCTGAACGAACCGCTCCCTGCCAAGGACACCGGTAGCGCCCCTGCGGGCAGCGTGGAAGCGGTCGCGCAGAAGCTGATGCCCAGCGTGGTGCAGCTCCAGGTGCGCGGTCGCTCGTCGGCAGGCGAAGGCTCCGGGTTCGTCATCAGCGACGACGGCTACATCCTGACCAACAACCACGTCATCGAGGGGGCGGCAGACGGAGGCGCCATCAACGTGGTGTTCCAGAACGGCGACGAGGCCGAGGCCACGATCGTCGGCCGTGACCCCACCACGGACATCGCGGTGGTGAAGGCCGAAGGCGTCAGCGGGTTGCCCACCGTGGAGCTGGGCCGCTCCGACGACCTGCGGGTCGGCGAGTCCGTGGTGGCGATCGGCTCACCTTTCGAGCTGGCGGGCACCGTCACAGCAGGAATCGTGAGTTCGCTGCACCGACCCGTGACGGCGGGCGGCCAGGGTGACCAGACGACGGTCATGGACGCCATCCAGACCGACGCCGCCATCAACCCCGGCAACTCCGGCGGACCGCTCGCCAACATGCAGGGGCAGGTCATCGGCATCAACTCCGCGATCTACAGCCCGCAGTCCTCCGGCATCCCCGGCATGCAATCCGAGGGCGGCAACGTGGGGATCGGTTTCGCGATCCCGATCGACCAGGCCAGGCGCACAGCGGACGACATCATCAAGTCCGGCCATGCCACGCAGACCTACATCGGTGCCACGGTGGGCGACGCTCCTTCCGGTGGCGCGGTGATCGGCGAGGTGCAGCCTGGCAGCCCCGCCGAGAAGGCAGGCCTGAAGTCCGGTGACGTGATCGTCAAGCTCGGAGACCGGCGCATCGATGACGCGAACACTCTCGTCGCGGCGATCCGCACCCGGGCGCCGGGCGAAACGGTCACGATCACGCTCGGTAGCAACCGGACACTGGACATCACGCTCGGCGGCCAGCCGGTACAACCGAACTGA
- the galT gene encoding galactose-1-phosphate uridylyltransferase, whose protein sequence is MNKTVRHLADGREIIYFDEGPAPPSRDARDARALPPVAGSSEIRRDPLTGEWVAIATHRQTRTHKPPTDLCPLCPTRPGKPSEIPEPHYDVVVFQNRFPSFVDRNGRTEVVCFTSDHDRSFSELGPRRVRTVVDVWADRTAALSQLDGVEQVFPFENRGEEIGVTLHHPHGQIYGYPFVTPRTERILATARDHFAEHGTHLLGELLATERADGARVVEEGEHWTAFVPPAARWPVHVLVVPHRRVADLTGLTTEERADFAEVYLRLLRRCDGLYDRPLPYVAGWQQAPVRQGHDLAWLHLELFSIRRAPDKLKYLAGSESGMAVWVNDVSPELIAQRLRAAG, encoded by the coding sequence GTGAACAAGACCGTTCGGCACCTCGCGGACGGCCGGGAGATCATCTACTTCGACGAGGGTCCCGCGCCACCGTCGCGCGACGCGAGGGACGCCCGCGCGCTTCCTCCCGTGGCGGGGAGTTCGGAGATCCGCAGGGACCCGCTCACCGGCGAGTGGGTAGCCATCGCCACGCACAGGCAGACGCGCACGCACAAGCCACCCACCGACCTCTGCCCGCTGTGCCCCACCCGCCCCGGCAAACCGAGCGAGATACCGGAACCGCACTACGACGTGGTCGTGTTCCAGAATCGCTTCCCGTCCTTCGTCGACCGCAACGGTCGTACCGAGGTGGTGTGCTTCACCAGCGACCACGATCGTTCCTTCTCCGAACTCGGCCCGCGCCGGGTGCGCACGGTGGTCGACGTGTGGGCCGACCGTACGGCCGCGCTGTCCCAACTGGACGGCGTGGAGCAGGTGTTCCCGTTCGAGAACCGGGGCGAGGAAATCGGTGTCACCCTGCATCACCCGCATGGGCAGATCTACGGCTACCCGTTCGTCACACCGAGGACCGAACGTATCCTCGCCACCGCTCGTGACCACTTCGCCGAACACGGCACGCATCTCCTCGGCGAGTTGCTCGCCACCGAGCGTGCCGATGGCGCCAGGGTGGTGGAGGAGGGTGAGCACTGGACCGCCTTCGTTCCCCCTGCGGCGCGCTGGCCGGTGCACGTGCTGGTCGTGCCCCATCGCAGGGTCGCCGACCTAACCGGTCTGACAACCGAGGAGCGCGCCGACTTCGCCGAGGTGTATCTGCGGCTACTGCGCCGCTGCGACGGTCTGTACGACAGGCCGCTGCCCTACGTCGCGGGTTGGCAGCAGGCGCCCGTGCGGCAGGGTCACGACCTGGCGTGGCTGCACCTGGAGTTGTTCTCGATACGCAGGGCACCGGACAAGCTGAAGTACCTCGCGGGCTCGGAGTCCGGCATGGCCGTCTGGGTGAACGACGTGTCGCCGGAGCTGATCGCGCAACGGCTGCGGGCGGCAGGGTGA
- a CDS encoding DeoR/GlpR family DNA-binding transcription regulator, protein MLARQRQAMILDEARRTGAVRVSDLVDRLGVSDMTVRRDLDVLASRGLVEKVYGGATTVTTMSTHEPGFEAKSVRQRAQKEAIAAAAAGLIRPGTAIGMSAGTTTWTLARALGPIPGLTVVTNSIRVADVLRGSGESDRTVVLTGGVRTPSDALVGPVAVQSLRSLHLDIVFLGVHGMADGPGFTTPNLTESETDRALVEAGRKLVVLADHTKWGMVGISTIADLTEADVVVSDEGLADDARSILREHAGELLIARVDSPAGAHE, encoded by the coding sequence GTGCTGGCGCGGCAGCGGCAAGCGATGATCCTCGACGAGGCGCGGCGGACCGGTGCGGTCCGGGTCAGCGACCTCGTCGACCGCCTCGGCGTGTCGGACATGACCGTCCGCAGGGACCTCGACGTGCTCGCGAGCAGGGGACTCGTGGAGAAGGTCTACGGAGGCGCGACCACGGTCACCACCATGAGCACCCACGAACCGGGGTTCGAGGCCAAGTCCGTTCGCCAGCGCGCACAGAAGGAGGCCATCGCCGCCGCCGCCGCGGGACTGATCCGCCCCGGAACCGCCATCGGCATGTCCGCGGGCACCACCACCTGGACACTGGCCCGAGCCCTTGGCCCGATACCCGGCCTGACCGTCGTGACCAACTCGATCCGGGTCGCCGACGTGTTACGCGGTTCGGGCGAGTCCGACCGCACCGTCGTCCTCACCGGAGGTGTGCGCACACCCTCCGACGCGCTCGTCGGTCCGGTGGCGGTACAGAGTCTGCGCAGCCTGCACCTCGACATCGTCTTCCTCGGGGTGCACGGCATGGCCGACGGACCCGGCTTCACAACGCCCAACCTCACCGAGAGCGAGACCGACCGCGCGCTTGTCGAGGCGGGTCGCAAGCTCGTCGTCCTCGCCGATCACACCAAGTGGGGCATGGTCGGCATCTCCACGATCGCCGACCTCACCGAGGCCGACGTGGTCGTCAGCGACGAGGGTCTCGCCGACGACGCTCGTAGCATCCTTCGTGAGCATGCGGGCGAACTCCTGATCGCGCGGGTCGACAGTCCGGCTGGGGCGCACGAGTGA
- a CDS encoding sensor histidine kinase yields the protein MLLAAISVGVTVALVSLGAYLTVYNNLYQQFDDSLTERAMAAVESPTVQSRVQSIPGAFLVSSDIQIGLLTATSDMIHPRAGTPPPWGPPELAVARGTTDSSLRTDQATDMRVIALPAGNGVAMVLAQSLEPTKRTLSDLALVLFLFGGAGIVVAAVAGTAVARAGLRPVERLTSATERVARTMDLRPIPVSGDDELARLTHSFNTMLDAVFESQERQRRLVADAGHELRTPLTSLRTNLELLLAASKPGSPSLSERDRTEVEADIRFQLDELTQLIGDLVELARGEAPREEAERVDLVEVIERALDRARPRAGEVEFEADLRPWVLTGDPNTLERAVLNLLDNAVKFSPAGSVVRVVLRPLGDGTAVVEVADAGPGIAEEDLPKIFDRFYRSSEARTLPGSGLGLAIVKQAVERHGGAVYAGRAAEGGALLTIRLPGVPG from the coding sequence ATGTTGCTCGCCGCCATCTCGGTGGGCGTCACCGTGGCGCTGGTATCGCTGGGCGCATACCTGACCGTGTACAACAACCTTTACCAGCAGTTCGACGACAGCCTCACCGAGCGGGCCATGGCCGCCGTGGAGAGCCCGACGGTGCAGTCCAGGGTGCAGTCGATTCCTGGCGCGTTCCTGGTGAGCAGCGACATCCAGATCGGTCTGCTCACCGCGACTTCCGACATGATCCATCCGCGTGCGGGCACACCCCCACCTTGGGGCCCGCCCGAGTTGGCGGTGGCGCGTGGAACCACCGACTCGTCACTGCGCACGGACCAGGCCACCGACATGCGCGTGATCGCGCTGCCCGCGGGCAACGGGGTGGCCATGGTGCTCGCGCAGTCGCTGGAGCCGACCAAGCGGACGCTGTCGGACCTCGCGCTCGTGCTGTTCCTCTTCGGGGGCGCGGGAATCGTGGTGGCCGCGGTGGCGGGTACCGCGGTCGCCAGAGCCGGGTTGCGTCCCGTCGAGCGCCTGACCTCCGCCACCGAGCGGGTGGCCCGAACAATGGACCTGCGTCCCATCCCGGTGAGCGGCGACGACGAGTTGGCGCGGCTGACGCACAGCTTCAACACCATGCTCGACGCCGTTTTCGAATCGCAGGAGCGGCAGCGCAGGCTGGTCGCGGACGCGGGGCACGAGTTGCGGACACCGCTGACCTCGCTGCGCACCAACTTGGAGTTGCTGCTCGCCGCCAGCAAGCCGGGTTCGCCGTCACTGTCGGAGCGCGATCGCACGGAGGTCGAGGCGGACATCCGGTTCCAACTCGACGAGTTGACACAGCTGATCGGTGATCTGGTGGAGCTGGCTCGGGGAGAGGCTCCCAGGGAGGAAGCCGAGCGCGTCGACCTCGTCGAGGTGATCGAGCGGGCACTCGATCGCGCGCGGCCGAGGGCTGGTGAGGTGGAGTTCGAAGCGGACCTGCGTCCCTGGGTGCTCACCGGCGACCCGAACACGCTGGAGCGCGCGGTGCTGAACCTGCTCGACAATGCAGTGAAGTTCTCGCCTGCCGGCTCCGTCGTGCGGGTCGTGTTGCGGCCGCTCGGTGACGGCACGGCCGTGGTGGAGGTGGCTGACGCGGGACCGGGTATCGCGGAGGAGGATCTGCCCAAGATCTTCGATCGCTTCTACCGGTCGTCCGAGGCGCGAACGCTCCCGGGTTCCGGGCTGGGTCTGGCGATCGTCAAGCAGGCCGTGGAGCGACACGGCGGCGCGGTGTACGCCGGGCGCGCCGCGGAAGGCGGCGCGCTGCTGACGATCCGGCTGCCCGGCGTGCCGGGGTAG
- a CDS encoding response regulator transcription factor, which translates to MRILVVDDDRAVRESLRRSLEFNGYQVDVAGDGAQALEKVAADRPDAMVLDVMMPRLDGLEVARRLRGIGDDLPILVLTARDTVSDRVSGLDAGADDYLPKPFALEELLARLRALLRRAGAEAQAAGNSVALTFADLSLDPGTREVYRGERQISLTRTEFALLELFMSYPKHVLTRSRILEEVWGYDFPTSGNALEVYVGYLRRKTEAGGEPRLIHTVRGVGYVLRETPP; encoded by the coding sequence ATGCGCATTCTTGTCGTCGACGACGATCGAGCCGTTCGCGAGTCGCTGCGACGCTCGCTGGAGTTCAACGGCTACCAGGTCGACGTCGCGGGCGACGGTGCGCAGGCGCTGGAAAAGGTCGCCGCCGACCGCCCGGACGCCATGGTGCTCGACGTCATGATGCCGAGGCTGGACGGGCTCGAGGTGGCGCGCAGGCTCCGAGGCATCGGTGACGACCTGCCCATCCTCGTACTCACCGCCCGCGACACGGTCTCCGACCGCGTCTCCGGCCTCGACGCGGGCGCCGACGACTACCTGCCCAAGCCGTTCGCGCTCGAGGAACTGCTCGCGCGGCTGCGCGCGCTGCTTCGACGGGCCGGAGCCGAGGCGCAGGCGGCGGGCAACTCCGTGGCACTCACCTTCGCCGATCTCAGCCTCGACCCCGGTACCCGGGAGGTCTATCGGGGCGAACGGCAGATAAGCCTGACGAGGACCGAGTTCGCCTTGCTCGAACTGTTCATGTCCTACCCGAAGCACGTGCTGACGCGCAGCAGGATCCTGGAAGAGGTGTGGGGCTACGACTTCCCGACGTCGGGTAACGCACTGGAGGTCTACGTCGGCTACCTGCGACGCAAGACCGAGGCCGGTGGTGAGCCACGATTGATCCACACCGTCCGTGGCGTCGGATACGTACTTCGGGAGACGCCCCCGTGA
- a CDS encoding response regulator, translating into MIKVVFADDEELVRSGLRTMISVAPDIELVGEAADGRTAVEAARRLHPDVALLDIKMRAPDDGIRALRAIQTLPEPPAVAMLTTFDVDEYVSLALRFGANGFLLKDIEPAALVRAIRDLARGGAVLDPSVAARMVNAHRDEQRAAAPARKLLASLSDREREVVTLIGKGLSNAEIGGTLHLSEATVKGYVSAVLSKIGAANRVQAALLAYRGGLVD; encoded by the coding sequence TTGATCAAGGTCGTTTTCGCCGACGACGAGGAACTCGTCCGCTCGGGCCTACGCACGATGATATCCGTCGCGCCGGACATTGAACTGGTCGGCGAGGCGGCCGACGGAAGAACCGCGGTGGAAGCCGCCCGTCGTCTCCACCCTGATGTCGCCCTGCTGGACATCAAGATGCGCGCACCGGACGACGGCATTCGCGCCCTGCGAGCCATCCAGACACTGCCGGAACCCCCTGCCGTCGCCATGCTCACCACGTTCGACGTCGACGAGTACGTGAGCCTCGCTCTCCGGTTCGGCGCCAACGGCTTCCTGCTCAAGGACATCGAGCCCGCCGCGCTGGTTCGCGCGATCCGCGACCTGGCGCGCGGCGGGGCTGTGCTCGACCCGAGCGTCGCCGCGCGCATGGTCAACGCGCACCGCGACGAGCAGCGCGCCGCGGCACCCGCGCGAAAGCTGCTCGCGTCGTTGTCCGACCGTGAACGCGAGGTCGTCACCCTGATCGGGAAGGGCCTTTCGAACGCGGAGATCGGTGGGACGCTGCACCTGTCGGAAGCGACGGTCAAGGGCTACGTCTCCGCGGTGCTGTCCAAGATCGGCGCCGCCAACCGGGTGCAGGCCGCCCTGCTGGCGTACCGGGGCGGACTGGTCGACTGA
- a CDS encoding tyrosine-type recombinase/integrase — protein MEKEAEKVRVRILNEINEQRNARTNATVNQLMDRYLELLDVDASTRQRYESVIRTHIRPLVGRVTLARLDAETFDSFYRTLRACRDHCGGRKFVIHRTRGEHA, from the coding sequence GTGGAGAAGGAAGCCGAGAAGGTCCGCGTCCGGATTCTCAACGAGATCAACGAGCAACGGAACGCGCGCACCAACGCGACCGTGAACCAGCTCATGGACCGCTATCTCGAACTTCTCGACGTCGACGCATCGACTCGCCAGCGGTACGAGAGCGTCATTCGCACGCATATCCGCCCGCTTGTCGGCAGGGTCACGTTGGCGCGACTCGACGCGGAAACCTTCGACTCGTTCTATCGCACGCTCCGTGCCTGCCGCGACCACTGCGGCGGGCGGAAGTTCGTCATTCACCGAACGCGGGGCGAGCACGCATAG